The following proteins are co-located in the Desulfatitalea tepidiphila genome:
- a CDS encoding tyrosine-type recombinase/integrase has protein sequence MSIWKTKWGYRAEFMLNGERIRAQGFFKYKDEARQWVKDEKERVKENQKRYSSQDRDLGVWSLAQKYLADCKINFGIKTFDEKRYCLERFYKFVGDVSVIDISPPMILEFINERAKSKSANSANKDRKNIKAFYSWIQQIYGVMHDPTAPIKMKRHEKQVRRLIPIQDILKVLLIAQGHDRVLIGAYWHTGARKSEIFRWTWVDDINFEERWVRLGTQKSRTGEMVYEKLWMNDDLQKLLLWQWTNRHPTSPFVFCHMDPKSKLYGKPFVSRRKLLKSLCENAGVEPFGYHDIRHSVAKYLNDLQKVGLKKVQQVLRHRRQSTTEIYVEGNYTTTQEAISLLELANVQKCI, from the coding sequence ATGAGCATCTGGAAAACCAAATGGGGTTACCGGGCGGAGTTCATGCTGAACGGGGAAAGAATCCGGGCGCAGGGGTTCTTCAAATACAAAGACGAGGCTCGTCAGTGGGTAAAGGACGAAAAGGAGCGGGTCAAGGAGAACCAGAAACGGTATTCTTCCCAAGATAGAGATCTTGGCGTATGGAGCCTCGCCCAGAAATACCTTGCCGATTGCAAGATCAACTTCGGCATTAAAACCTTTGACGAGAAGCGGTATTGCCTGGAACGATTTTACAAGTTTGTCGGAGATGTGAGCGTAATCGACATTAGTCCGCCGATGATCCTTGAATTTATAAATGAACGGGCAAAAAGCAAAAGCGCCAACTCGGCCAATAAGGATCGTAAAAACATCAAGGCATTTTATTCATGGATACAACAAATATATGGTGTAATGCACGACCCTACAGCCCCCATCAAAATGAAGCGCCATGAAAAACAGGTCCGCAGGTTGATCCCTATCCAAGATATTTTGAAGGTTCTGCTTATTGCTCAAGGGCATGATCGAGTATTGATTGGCGCATATTGGCATACCGGTGCTCGAAAAAGTGAGATTTTTCGATGGACGTGGGTAGACGATATTAATTTTGAAGAGCGATGGGTGCGCCTGGGCACCCAGAAAAGCCGCACAGGCGAGATGGTATATGAAAAGCTTTGGATGAATGACGACCTTCAAAAGCTGCTCTTATGGCAATGGACCAATCGCCACCCTACCAGCCCATTTGTTTTTTGCCACATGGACCCCAAAAGCAAGCTCTATGGAAAACCATTTGTTAGCCGCAGAAAATTGCTCAAATCCCTATGTGAAAACGCAGGAGTCGAACCCTTTGGGTATCATGATATTCGACACAGCGTTGCCAAGTATCTAAACGACCTTCAGAAGGTCGGGTTGAAAAAAGTCCAACAAGTATTGCGCCACCGCAGGCAATCCACGACAGAGATTTACGTTGAGGGAAATTATACAACTACGCAGGAAGCGATAAGTTTGCTTGAATTGGCCAATGTTCAAAAATGCATTTGA
- a CDS encoding CHC2 zinc finger domain-containing protein, giving the protein MSYYGELKSKNDIMNIATAHGFAGTKAGKAWQGECPKHPSASGKCLVIWPGIQGFKCYHCGESGDVIDLVILYKGCDHITAVNYLADRVGMPHLSGNTQLSPEEQARIQAEAQEESLVYDMLTEAADWYHRQLRNHQSIVDHLLNHYGFSKEIIDELKIGFAPPGTSHPKITSDLAHHLESIARFNGQLALSGLLSSKDPQGPYFDFFKGRIVFPFWRNGKVVNMIARATAMTPVDRFECYADKGGNLKPDEKGNPEYIKYKKLRVHISRFIGTETFMGLDSIRGAREVVITEGAPDWVSAVDHGFAAISPVTTNFREEDMDKLAQVTARADTIYLINDNEDNAAGQKGALKTGKYLTAQGRKVFLVELPKPEGESKIDLNEYLVDHNADDLRGLMASAKSIPDVLIDGLPEDYVKAQPVMKTELLPLLLGMDDGIREHYLDRIRKKVTTSKAALTADLDEVKRIADAQAKESDQPVIDPALQTAAEAIAKDPALIRKRIDAVNRSGVVGERNVIAMYFAALDSRLLPEDTASPNALAIKNTGHHGSGKSFTMKKCLELSPEEAYHLITSGSAKSLYYLPKGLKHKCLIVAEAFQFQANNAGDSEFVYVVRSLLSEGCVSYQVPQKDEDGKFITVEKRLDGPTSFITTTIIDKLEPQLEDRLFTIHPDESMGQTRSIMTMTARIKEGSFEGIDEQAIDAWKHFHALLKPVEVVIPYAGRISDYLQRGERLPIATRRAFNRVMAIIQTVACAYQFQRSKDSKSRLIAEMCDYWMALQIVREAFKETLGHQGKAAIERINFIRENAPVQYGTLTSQWGVSKSALTGWVRGKLYDNILSWCDEDGVEFIDDAALKKAKHSGKAYLKINDDFQVDDVTGLPTPFELTADPDWNEGGKFYQLFDLALDRRPAIENVTVDDEGAVENTMDDAIEGPVEVFSFDDIGISN; this is encoded by the coding sequence ATGTCCTACTACGGTGAACTCAAATCGAAGAACGATATTATGAACATTGCCACGGCCCACGGATTTGCCGGAACCAAAGCGGGCAAGGCATGGCAAGGGGAGTGCCCCAAGCACCCCAGCGCAAGCGGTAAATGCCTGGTCATCTGGCCGGGCATCCAGGGATTTAAATGCTATCATTGCGGGGAAAGCGGCGATGTCATCGATCTGGTCATCTTATATAAAGGATGCGACCACATCACGGCCGTCAACTATCTGGCCGACCGGGTCGGTATGCCTCACTTGTCTGGGAATACCCAGCTGTCGCCCGAAGAGCAGGCCCGCATTCAAGCAGAAGCCCAAGAGGAATCGCTGGTCTATGACATGCTGACCGAGGCGGCCGACTGGTATCATCGGCAGCTGCGGAACCATCAAAGCATCGTTGATCATCTGTTAAATCATTACGGCTTTTCCAAGGAGATCATAGATGAGCTGAAAATCGGGTTTGCGCCACCAGGCACCAGTCATCCGAAAATCACCTCGGATCTTGCACATCATCTGGAAAGCATTGCCCGGTTCAACGGACAGCTGGCCCTGTCGGGGTTGCTCTCATCCAAGGATCCCCAAGGGCCGTATTTCGACTTCTTCAAGGGTCGGATCGTGTTTCCCTTTTGGAGAAACGGCAAGGTGGTCAACATGATCGCCCGGGCCACAGCGATGACCCCTGTCGACCGCTTCGAATGCTATGCCGACAAAGGCGGTAATCTCAAACCCGATGAGAAGGGCAATCCGGAATACATCAAGTACAAGAAGTTGCGAGTGCACATCTCCCGGTTCATCGGCACCGAAACCTTCATGGGGCTGGACTCCATTCGCGGCGCACGTGAAGTGGTGATCACCGAGGGGGCGCCCGATTGGGTCAGTGCGGTCGATCATGGTTTTGCGGCCATATCCCCGGTGACTACGAACTTTCGTGAAGAGGACATGGATAAGCTCGCCCAAGTCACTGCCCGTGCCGATACCATCTACCTCATCAACGACAACGAAGATAATGCGGCGGGACAGAAAGGCGCCCTGAAAACTGGAAAATACCTCACTGCTCAAGGCCGGAAGGTTTTCTTGGTCGAGTTGCCCAAGCCAGAGGGTGAATCGAAGATCGATCTGAACGAATACCTTGTGGATCACAACGCCGATGACCTGCGCGGTTTGATGGCGTCGGCCAAATCGATCCCCGACGTCCTGATCGATGGTCTGCCGGAAGATTATGTCAAAGCGCAACCCGTGATGAAAACAGAGCTGTTACCCCTTCTTCTTGGAATGGATGACGGCATTCGGGAACACTATCTGGATCGAATCCGTAAAAAGGTCACCACCTCGAAAGCGGCCCTCACCGCAGATCTTGATGAGGTCAAACGGATTGCTGATGCCCAGGCAAAGGAGTCGGACCAGCCAGTCATTGATCCGGCCCTTCAAACAGCGGCAGAGGCCATCGCTAAAGATCCCGCCTTGATTCGCAAACGCATTGATGCCGTCAATCGATCCGGGGTCGTGGGCGAGCGAAACGTCATTGCCATGTATTTTGCTGCACTCGACTCCCGTCTTTTGCCAGAGGACACGGCCAGCCCCAACGCCCTTGCCATCAAAAATACCGGGCATCACGGTTCGGGCAAATCCTTTACGATGAAAAAATGCCTGGAGCTGTCTCCCGAAGAGGCCTATCACCTGATTACCAGCGGCAGCGCCAAGAGTCTTTATTACCTGCCAAAAGGGTTGAAACACAAATGCCTGATCGTGGCCGAGGCCTTCCAGTTCCAGGCCAACAACGCGGGAGACAGCGAATTTGTATACGTGGTGCGCAGTCTGCTCAGCGAAGGTTGCGTCTCGTATCAGGTGCCTCAAAAGGATGAAGACGGCAAATTCATTACCGTTGAAAAACGCCTGGACGGGCCGACCAGCTTCATCACCACCACGATCATCGACAAGTTAGAGCCCCAGCTCGAAGACCGCCTGTTTACGATCCATCCCGATGAGTCCATGGGACAGACCCGGTCGATCATGACCATGACGGCCAGAATAAAGGAAGGCAGCTTCGAAGGCATCGACGAACAAGCCATCGATGCATGGAAGCATTTTCACGCCCTGCTCAAACCGGTCGAGGTCGTCATCCCCTATGCCGGCCGTATATCGGATTATCTTCAGCGGGGAGAAAGATTGCCCATTGCCACACGGCGGGCCTTTAACCGGGTCATGGCCATCATTCAGACAGTGGCCTGCGCCTATCAGTTCCAGCGTTCCAAAGATTCCAAGAGCCGTTTGATTGCCGAGATGTGCGATTACTGGATGGCCTTGCAGATCGTCAGAGAGGCCTTTAAAGAGACGCTCGGGCATCAGGGCAAAGCAGCGATCGAACGGATCAATTTCATCCGGGAAAACGCTCCTGTGCAATACGGCACGTTAACATCGCAATGGGGGGTGTCCAAGTCTGCCTTGACCGGTTGGGTGCGCGGCAAGTTGTACGACAACATCCTGTCATGGTGTGATGAGGACGGGGTGGAATTTATCGATGATGCGGCGCTGAAAAAGGCCAAGCATTCGGGCAAGGCCTATCTGAAGATCAACGATGACTTCCAGGTGGACGATGTGACCGGCCTGCCAACACCGTTTGAGTTAACCGCAGATCCGGATTGGAATGAGGGCGGAAAATTCTACCAGTTGTTCGACCTTGCCTTGGATCGAAGGCCGGCCATTGAAAACGTTACCGTCGATGATGAGGGTGCTGTTGAAAATACGATGGACGATGCGATCGAGGGGCCCGTAGAAGTATTTAGCTTTGACGATATTGGTATTAGCAATTGA